A DNA window from Arachis duranensis cultivar V14167 chromosome 3, aradu.V14167.gnm2.J7QH, whole genome shotgun sequence contains the following coding sequences:
- the LOC107482061 gene encoding probable potassium transporter 17: MSNGVVLNLHFAATPPSSQGKEKEIRETLLLAYRTLGVVFGGLVTSPLYVYPSMPLNSPTEDDYLGIYSIMFWTLTLIALVKYATIAIHADDHGEGGTFALYSLLCRRLNIGILPSNQVYSNSSTYSRIERGVEAQSWLAKLFERSIVARRVLLFLAMLGTCMIIGDGILTPAISVLSAMDGLRAPFPSVSKSLVEALSAIVLVVLFLLQKFGTSRVSFLFSPIMGAWTFCTPLVGIYSIIHHYPSIFKAISPHYIFHFFWRNGKAGWLLLGGTVLCITGSEAMFADLGHFNQRSIQIAFLFTIYPSLVLTYAGQTAYLIKNPNDHDDGFYKFIPTSVYWPIFIISTSAAVVASQSLISATFSIIKQSVVLDYFPRVKVVHTSHSKEGEVYSPEVNYILMVLCVAVILIFGDGKDIGNAFGVVVSLVMLITTILLTLVMIMIWRTPVVLVTLYFVVFFIMEGVYVSAVFTKFSEGGWIPFAISFVLAFIMFGWFYGRQRKIEYEITQKISFHRLEELLADPSVQRVPGICFFYTNIQDGLTPILGHYIKNMKSLHKVTIFTTLRYLLVPKVDPHERIVIKKSNLEGVYGCVIQYGYADALHFEDDFVSQVIGSLILHIKNCSGNAEPDSQEIEQEVSSLEEARCAGVVHVRGKTRFYIGLNCGWFDKIMLGFYEFMHSNCRSGLPALRVPLQQRIEVGMLYEA, encoded by the exons ATGTCAAACGGCGTCGTACTCAACCTCCACTTCGCCGCCACTCCTCCTTCTTCTCAGGGGAAGGAGAAGGAGATAAGGGAGACACTCTTGCTGGCTTACAGGACCCTGGGAGTCGTCTTTGGAGGCCTCGTGACGTCACCGCTTTATGTTTATCCTTCAATGCCGTTGAACTCTCCAACCGAAGATGACTATCTCGGCATATACAGTATCATGTTCTGGACTCTCACTCTCATTGCGCTTGTCAAGTACGCCACCATAGCCATCCATGCTGATGATCACGGTGAAG GTGGAACTTTTGCCTTGTATTCATTACTTTGCAGACGATTGAATATTGGAATCCTTCCATCTAATCAGGTATATTCTAATTCAAGTACTTATTCACGCATAGAAAGGGGTGTTGAAGCACAATCTTGGCTTGCCAAATTGTTTGAAAGAAGCATAGTTGCTCGACGAGTTTTGCTCTTTCTTGCTATGCTAGGAACTTGCATGATTATCGGTGATGGCATACTTACACCTGCAATTTCAG TGTTATCAGCAATGGATGGACTAAGAGCACCTTTTCCCTCAGTAAGCAAAT CACTTGTGGAAGCACTCTCTGCAATTGTCTtggttgttttgtttttattgcaAAAATTTGGCACATCACGCGTGAGTTTCCTCTTTTCCCCAATAATGGGTGCATGGACCTTTTGTACCCCACTTGTAGGAATTTACAGCATCATACACCATTATCCTAGTATTTTCAAGGCTATATCTCCTCACTAtattttccatttcttttgGAGAAATGGAAAAGCTGGCTGGCTTTTACTTGGTGGTACTGTCCTCTGCATTACAG GTTCTGAGGCAATGTTTGCTGATCTTGGTCATTTCAATCAGAGGTCTATTCAG ATAGCTTTTCTATTCACAATCTACCCATCTTTAGTTCTCACTTATGCGGGACAGACAGCATACTTGATCAAGAATCCAAATGACCATGATGATGGATTCTACAAATTTATACCAACTTCAGTGTACTGgcctatttttattatttctacaTCAGCTGCAGTTGTTGCTAGCCAGTCATTAATCTCAGCTACATTTTCCATCATCAAGCAATCTGTGGTACTGGATTATTTTCCTCGAGTAAAGGTTGTACACACATCTCACAGTAAAGAAGGAGAGGTATACTCTCCTGAAGTGAACTACATCCTGATGGTCCTTTGTGTTGCTGTAATACTCATTTTTGGAGATGGAAAAGATATTGGAAATGCTTTTG GTGTCGTTGTGAGCCTAGTAATGCTTATCACCACTATATTACTTACATTAGTCATGATCATGATATGGAGAACCCCAGTTGTGCTGGTTACCCTTTActttgttgtgtttttcatCATGGAAGGGGTTTACGTCAGTGCTGTTTTCACTAAATTTTCTGAAGGTGGATGGATTCCTTTTGCCATATCATTTGTCCTTGCATTCATCATGTTCGGTTGGTTTTATGGTAGACAAAGAAAAATCGAGTATGAGATAACCCAGAAGATAAGCTTTCATAGACTTGAAGAACTTTTAGCTGACCCTAGTGTTCAAAGGGTTCCTGGAATATGCTTCTTTTATACTAACATTCAAGATGGGTTGACTCCTATTCTTGGCCATTACATTAAGAACATGAAATCCCTTCATAAGGTCACCATATTCACAACTCTCAGATATTTATTAGTTCCCAAGGTTGATCCACATGAGAGGATTGTAATCAAGAAATCAAATCTCGAAGGGGTGTATGGTTGTGTAATCCAAtatggctatgcagatgctctACATTTTGAAGATGATTTTGTAAGTCAAGTTATTGGTAGTTTGATACTACATATAAAAAACTGCTCTGGTAATGCTGAACCTGATTCTCAAGAGATTGAGCAAGAAGTTTCCAGTTTAGAAGAAGCAAGATGTGCCGGGGTTGTTCATGTTCGCGGAAAGACTAGATTCTACATTGGCCTGAACTGTGGTTGGTTTGATAAAATCATGCTTGGTTTCTATGAATTCATGCACAGCAACTGTAGATCCGGTTTGCCTGCGCTTCGGGTTCCATTACAGCAAAGGATTGAAGTTGGAATGCTATACGAGGCTTGA